Sequence from the Bacillus thuringiensis genome:
AATGTAAGAGTATTCTTAATTTTCGCCTTTAACGGGGAAAAGCAATTCACCTAGGGGGGTTTTTGTAACATGACAAATGTAACAGGGACAGAACGTGTAAAACGTGGAATGGCAGAAATGCAAAAAGGCGGCGTTATTATGGACGTAATTAACGCTGAACAAGCAAAAATTGCAGAAGAGGCAGGCGCAGTTGCTGTTATGGCATTAGAGCGCGTACCAGCAGATATTCGTGCAGCAGGTGGCGTTTCTCGTATGGCAGACCCAACGATCGTTGAAGAAGTTATGGGTGCTGTGTCAATTCCGGTTATGGCAAAATGCCGTATCGGTCACCTTGTAGAAGCACGTGTATTAGAATCATTAGGGGTAGACTATATCGATGAGAGTGAAGTATTAACTCCTGCCGATGAAGTATACCATTTAAATAAACGTGATTACACAGTTCCGTTTGTATGTGGTTGCCGTGATATCGGAGAAGCTGCACGTCGTATTGCAGAAGGTGCATCTATGCTTCGTACAAAAGGTGAACCAGGAACAGGAAACATTGTAGAGGCAGTGCGTCATATGCGCCAAGTCAATGCAGAAATCCGTCAAGTTGCAAGTCTACGTGAAGATGAGTTAATGACATATGCAAAAAACACTGGTGCTCCTTATGAAGTACTACTTGAAATTAAACGCCTTGGTCGTTTGCCGGTTGTAAACTTTGCAGCAGGTGGTGTAGCAACACCAGCAGATGCAGCGTTAATGATGCAACTTGGTGCGGATGGTGTATTTGTTGGATCTGGTATCTTCAAATCAGAGAATCCAGAGAAATTTGCACGTGCAATCGTTGAAGCGACGACTCATTATGAGGATTACGAACTAATTGCAAGCCTTTCTAAAGGATTAGGTAATGCGATGAAAGGTATCGAAATTTCAACGTTATTACCAGAACAACGCATGCAAGAGCGCGGATGGTAATTGAAGGAGAACTTTAAAATGGTGAAAATCGGTGTACTAGGTCTTCAAGGTGCAGTTCGTGAGCATGTAAA
This genomic interval carries:
- the pdxS gene encoding pyridoxal 5'-phosphate synthase lyase subunit PdxS; translated protein: MTNVTGTERVKRGMAEMQKGGVIMDVINAEQAKIAEEAGAVAVMALERVPADIRAAGGVSRMADPTIVEEVMGAVSIPVMAKCRIGHLVEARVLESLGVDYIDESEVLTPADEVYHLNKRDYTVPFVCGCRDIGEAARRIAEGASMLRTKGEPGTGNIVEAVRHMRQVNAEIRQVASLREDELMTYAKNTGAPYEVLLEIKRLGRLPVVNFAAGGVATPADAALMMQLGADGVFVGSGIFKSENPEKFARAIVEATTHYEDYELIASLSKGLGNAMKGIEISTLLPEQRMQERGW